The Chthoniobacterales bacterium genome includes a window with the following:
- a CDS encoding outer membrane protein transport protein has product MQLRSSFSQFLTFSLLTAASAWSAGLVRDGFTARTQSMGGASVAVAGSPLEAMMTNPAALTETKRGSAEVSVDGIFLHATLTRTGEKDSTLRNRINFLGDVAIALPSGHPAIRWGLSAAPSYAASTDWRYRDREGGVDERTSYGVISHRSEFLAYNFQAGVAADVSSWFSAGVSAGFIYNHNALNTAYIFQSQPTLQGFKTRLDLDTEGYAAVGQIGFTLRPLPSLRISAAYTTPSEFRTKGDARANLSAQLQSLGGGFAAVEPELNADAKVVTKLPQKIEAGIAWQATDKLLLTTEFDWINWSNAFDELPVTLSHSSNTVVNGLVGSDQFTDVVPLGWRDQKIIRVGAEYKIANAWRARAGYAYSTQVVPSETLTPLAAAIDDSIVSAGIGYQQPAWHLDFSWQWHLPKTQSVSQSQLKAGEYSNSEIQLESHWLGLTYGLNF; this is encoded by the coding sequence ATGCAACTCCGGTCGTCCTTTTCCCAATTTCTGACTTTCAGCCTGCTCACTGCCGCCAGTGCCTGGAGCGCCGGCTTGGTGCGCGATGGATTTACCGCTCGCACCCAGTCCATGGGCGGCGCGAGTGTGGCCGTCGCCGGTTCTCCGCTGGAGGCCATGATGACCAATCCCGCCGCCCTCACGGAAACCAAACGCGGGAGCGCCGAAGTCTCGGTCGATGGCATTTTTCTCCATGCGACTCTCACTCGCACGGGCGAGAAAGATTCCACTCTGCGCAACCGGATCAACTTCCTCGGCGACGTCGCTATCGCGCTGCCGAGCGGTCATCCAGCCATTCGCTGGGGTCTTTCCGCCGCGCCGTCGTATGCGGCCTCGACCGACTGGCGTTATCGCGACCGCGAGGGCGGCGTGGACGAACGGACGAGTTACGGTGTAATCAGCCACCGTTCCGAATTTCTCGCCTACAATTTTCAAGCCGGAGTCGCCGCCGACGTTTCCTCCTGGTTCAGCGCCGGGGTTTCCGCCGGTTTCATCTACAATCACAACGCCCTGAACACAGCCTACATTTTCCAGAGCCAGCCCACGCTCCAGGGCTTCAAGACCCGGCTCGATCTCGACACCGAGGGCTACGCCGCCGTGGGTCAGATCGGATTCACACTCCGCCCCCTGCCCTCGCTGCGGATCTCCGCCGCTTACACGACACCCAGTGAATTTCGGACCAAAGGCGACGCACGGGCGAATCTCTCAGCGCAGTTGCAGTCGCTCGGCGGTGGATTTGCCGCAGTCGAGCCAGAGTTAAATGCCGACGCGAAAGTGGTGACCAAGCTCCCGCAAAAGATCGAGGCCGGCATCGCCTGGCAGGCCACGGACAAGCTGTTGCTGACGACTGAATTTGACTGGATCAACTGGTCGAACGCCTTCGACGAATTGCCGGTGACGCTTTCCCACAGCTCGAACACCGTCGTCAACGGACTCGTCGGTTCCGATCAATTCACCGATGTCGTTCCGCTCGGCTGGCGCGATCAGAAAATCATTCGAGTCGGAGCCGAATACAAAATCGCCAACGCCTGGCGTGCGCGCGCCGGTTACGCTTACTCGACCCAGGTCGTTCCCAGTGAAACCCTCACGCCGCTGGCTGCGGCAATCGACGACTCCATCGTCAGCGCGGGCATTGGTTATCAGCAACCGGCCTGGCACCTCGATTTCTCCTGGCAATGGCATCTGCCGAAGACGCAATCCGTTTCCCAGTCCCAGCTCAAAGCCGGCGAATATTCCAACAGTGAAATCCAACTCGAATCTCACTGGCTCGGCCTCACCTACGGCCTGAATTTCTGA